The genome window CTTCATGCACTCCCCTGGGTACTGCACGATCCCTTGGCCTTCTACGTGGTCCAGGAAGGTGCTTACGGGCTCTGTTAAGGGGGTGAGGAAACGCGTAGGGGTTAACCGAGGTCCCTCGGCAAACTCGCGGCAAGGTGGCCTTGGTGCCCGCCGCTCCTCTTGAGGTGCTTTGTCTTTCCGACTCCTCCCCTCCTCCTCTTCCTTCTTTTGCTTCTCAGCTACTTCTTCTTCTGCGAACCTTGTTGCCCGATCTATCTGCTCGTTGTAGGTCTTGGGAGGGTACCGGATGAGGTCCCGGTAGAACGGGCCGGACCGTAAGTTATTCCTGAAGATTATTATGGCTGCCCTATCGTCGAAGTTGGCGACCCCCAGTACCTCACGCTTCCACTTGTTGAGGAACTCAGGTAGAGAATCTGTGGGCAGCTGTTTTACATGATATAGGTCTGCAAACTCCTTCCTCTTTTGTACGTTGCTGGCGAAATATGACATGAATCGCTTGGTAAGGGCCGCGAAGGTAGAGATGGAGCCCTCTGGGAGGGATCCGAACCAGTCTTGTGCCTGGCCATCCAGGGTCGAAAAGAAACCCCGGCACATGATAGCGTCACTAGCCCCAGTCATCAACATGGCGGCCCGGTACCTGTTGAGGTGCGCTCGCGGGTCGGAAGTCCCCGAGTACGTCTTGATTGTCGGGAAACGGAAGTCCTTGGGGAAGGGCTCTTCCATGACGGCCCCCATGAACGGGGTGGTTAGCACGTCTTGTGGCTTCGGAGATCCGTCCTTCTCATCAATCTTTTTTTGGAGCTCGTCCATCCTCCTTCGGAGCTGCTCGACCTCATCTCAGTGTGGGCTCGGGGCCCCACCGTTGGTCTCCCCGGACCGTTCGGCTCGGGAAGCTTGATCTTGTCGCGGCTGGGGTCGGGGTTGACGACTCGCCGACTTGGGCGCAGCAGACTCCTCCGCCGGGGGCCTTGTAGATAACCTGTCTCGGGCCGGTACGCGGATACTCAACCGAGCCAAGGCAGACTTGGATCTGCCCGAATGCTCCTTACTAGGCTCCCGACATTCCTGTTTGTTTTGGTGGACATCCCCTCCCCCCCGCCTCTCCGACAGTCGGGGTGAGTTGACCTCCCCTTCAACTTGAGTCCTGTGCGCTCGGGGATGCCTGCTGTTAGGCTCACCGCGCTCTCTCGGGTGCGTTGGTGCTGGGGTCGGTACTCTGTGGGGGGCGTCGGGGTCGAGTTGGGAGGCCTGAGGACCTCCCTGGAGTCCTTCCACGAGACGGGTCAACGCGGTGGCGGCCTGTTGAATGGCGGCCCACCCCTCCGGAGGGGGAGGGGCGGTAGGCGCCGACCCTCCATTGCGGTTGTTGGTGAGATGATCCCTCAAGTCCCCCGCTGACCTTACGGAGAGGGCTCGCGGGTGACTAGCAGCCCCGTTACGACCGTTCCCGCTCGGTGGGACGGGGGCGTTTTGGGAGCCGTTGGTGTTACGAGAGTTGGATCTCGATATTGCCATAGCTAGGGTAAACTAGCACGCTTGAGCCTGACGTCGGCTCTCAAttaaagcaccaatgatggatttaattaacccgggggtCCAAACTAATAAACCCGTTAAATAAATGATAATACGAATGAGTAAGAAATAATAAGCAAAATGAATGTGACAAGGCCACGGGGACCAAGTATTGTATTAGATCGTAGTCAATAGGCTATTACAAGACGATGTAATGCCATTACAAGTGTAGTTTAGGACAAAGAATATAGAACATGTCTTAGTGAGACAATAACACGTCTACTTATACCCTCCAAAACCCCTAACCACCCCCTTAAGACGGGAAACGGTTATAGATCCGATTTGACCGCGCCCGCACCGCGATCAGGCCCGTGGCCCCAACCACCCGAGGCCCGTGGCCGAGATCTCTCACCCAAGGCCTTGGGCCGAGACCTCCTAGCCGAGGCTAGGCCGAGATGCTAAATGAGTTAGAGCACGGGGCTCCATCCCGGGTCCCACATCTTCTCGTGACCCTTGTCTTGTCCCCTCGGGTCGACTTGATCCgttcctaatatatccatcaaacAGAAATATCTCCTTGAATCCAATTGTGCATAATATCCTAACAGCCTGTAAGAGGGAATTAAGTGGACTTGAGGCATGGCAAGTACTCTGGTGTGGCACGGGAGCAAAATGGCTCTGCGGACAAGTTGGCAGCACAAGCAAGCTCCTTTGACAGAGGCGTTCATATCCTCATACACCCACCGGAAAGTTTAAAGAGGTCATTAGATGATGATGCCGTTGGCATCCCATGTTGGCGTAATGTCTTTGGTAACAGATAGGATACTGTAAACCATGAATATTGTATAGTGGGTATCCCCCTCcagttgaaatttaaaaaaaaaattatatagaaaacttttgaaaaaaaataaaaaagaaaaattatatcttATGAATGAAAACGAACAAATAGTAAAAGCTTTAGATAAAATTAGAAATGTAAAGGAGATCATAAAATAAGAACCTAGTGATATTGATACCTATCCAGCTTCCTCTCACCTTTTCGTGAGCCTTTTTCTCTCCATATTTTCGTGagcttttcctttttgttttttccttcctttcatGGATTCCGACGGTACTTTGCGAGCTATGGCAACACTTACCCTTGCGGAtctagatgatgatgatgctgtCCAACAGATTGGGAATGTCTCACTTGAGCCCCAAGGGGACGATGATGATAGCCCGGAGTTTTATGTGGCTGGTCGACTTGTCACTGATAAACCAATCAAGCTTGCGTTTTTCGGAGATACGATGGGATCTGTATGGCGACCTTCAATGGGAATGAATGTAAAGGAACTATCGCCGAAAAGGTACTTGTTTCGGTTCTTTGATGAAAACGACGTTTCCCGTATTTTGGAGGACGGCCCCTGGACATATGAGCAAAGTCTTCTATTGCTTAAATGGGTGCCATCCATTGACGAAGCAGAGGAAGTTCCTTTGATTCATGCTGATTTTTGGATTCAAATCCATGGTCTGCCGGGTGGGTTTCGATCTGAAGCAGTTCTCCAAGCGATTGGAGGTTTTATTGGTAATGTTACGAAGTTTGATGAACGTAACTTTGATGGTTCCATACGTACTTTCTTCTGTATTCGTGTTGAACTTGACGTGAACAACCCCCTGAAGAAGGGAATGAGGCTGAAGAAAGATTCTGGTGAGTGGGTTAAGGTTGATTTTCAATATGAACGCCTACCAACCTTCTGTTTCTTATGCGGATGTATTGGGCATGGGGAACGCTTCTGCCATCAAAGGAAGCAAGGGTGGAACGTGAATACTGAGAAACCTTTTGGTCCAGAGCTTCGAGCAGGAGGGCGGAGAAGTGCTCCAACGACTAGGCAAAAATGGATATCTCCGGAGACAAAAGTTGAACGTCGTCAGTGGGTCACTCCAGCGATGCGATCTGATTTGGATAATAAAGGAAAGATGCCGATGAATAAGGGGGATGATTTGCATGCCATACAGGTTCATGGGGATATTCCCAAAACCATGCATGGAAAATATTCTAAAGATAAGGAAGTTTTGGTAACTAATTTTGGTAAGGATCCACATGCTTGCGATGACGGTGGTCTGGTGTTATTTGATAAAAAACGCTGTCGTACTGGGACTTTGGATGAAGAAGAGACGATGGTGGATACTCCTATGGATGTTCAAAAAAGAGGTCTCAAAAAACTTGTTAATGGCGGGTACTGGTACGTCCCAGTCCCGCCCATCCCAATGAGTTCCCTTTGTTGGAACTGTCGTGGACTTGGCGACCCACGAACAGTTCGGGAAGTTTTGGCCTTAGATTCTAAGGTCAAGCCAATGTTCATATTCCTTATGGAAACTAAAGTTCGCCGTGAACATGCTGAGCGGTTGAAAATTCAGTTACAATTTGAAGGTCTTTTTATGTTAATGGTGGTGGTATTGGAGGAGGGCTAGCTTTATTTTGGCGTGACAGGGGACTAGCAAATCTCCTTAGCTATTCTAAAAACCACATAGATATCCAAGTTCGGATGCCTGGCTATGAACCATGGAGGGTTACATTTTTCTATGGCTACGATGAGAGGAATCGTCGTCTCCAATCTTGGGATTTACTCAGGTCTTTGTATTCTAAGTCCGACTTGCCCTGGTTAGTTGTCGGTGATTTTAATGACATCGCTACCCCTTCTGAGAAGAGAGGATTACACCCGCACCCAACTAACCTCATTGATGGATTTAATCTTATGTTGGACGATTGTGGTCTTTTTGACCTGGGTATGAGGGGAAGACGATTTACCTGGGAACGTGGTCGAGGTTCTGAAAACTGGGTTGAAGAGAGGCTTGACAGGGCTGTGGCTGGAGCTGATTGGTGTACTTTATTCCCTCAAGCTACAGTTTTCAATCACGACGTTATTACTTCCGACCGTACTGCTTTGTTTGTTGAAATAGAGGGACCTCGTGTAGTTCGCCAACGCCGCAAGTTCATGTTTGAAAATGCATGGTTGAAGGATGCTGGGTGTAAGGAAGTTGTAATGGGAACTTGGAATAATTCTGCTGGTGATATCCTTCCCAACCGATTATTACAGTGTGGTGTGTCTTTGAAGAGATGGGGAGGAAGCTTTGTAAAGCAAACTGAGAAGGAAATATTATCGCTGCAAGGACGCCTTAATAATTTGCGAGACCGTAGAGATGTTAGTGCTCTTGATTTGTTTAGAGAGCTTGATGGCAAGATGTGATCACTCCATGATTAGTTGAACATTTATTGGCGACAAAGAGCGAAGCAATTTTGGCTTAAATCGGGCGACAGAAATACGaaatttttccatctttatgCCTCGGCACGGAAACGGAAAAATCGTATTATAAAGCTTCGAGATGAAGCTAATAATTGGATTGAAGGGACCGGGTTGTTGTATCTTGCTATGAATCACTTCACAAATGTTTTCAGTGCTAAAGGTATATTCATTGAGGATGCACTGAACGAGCTTGCTCCAAAAATTATGGATGAGGATAATGAACGTTTGCTACGTCCATTCTTAGCAGACGATGTACGTGAGGCACTTTTCGCCATGGCACCGGATAAGTCTCCAGGCCCCGATGGATTTAGTTCTGcgttctttcaacatttttgggcGGAGATTGGTCCTGATGTTACCCGATTTGTTCTAGACTATGCCAGGGGTATGGAATTCCCGATTGGTTTTAATGATGCTGTTATTACGTTGGTTCCTAAGAATGCTTCACCTTCTACTATGGGAGACTTGCGTCCGATAGCACTTTGTAATGTTATTTACAAAATCCTATCGAAAATGCTTGCTAATAGGCTAAAGAAAGTGCTAGAtaaggtgatttctatttcacaAAGTGCATTTTTACCCGGCCGTCTAATTACAGACAATGTTCTTGTGGCATCTGAATTGATTCATTACTTAAACCGTAAAAGGGAGGGTCGCGATGGTTGGTGTGCACTCAAGTTAGACATCGCAAAAGCCTATGATAAGATGGAGTGGGGCTACTTGAGAGTGATTATGTCTCGCCTGGGCTTTGATCATCAGTGGATTGAGGTTGTTATGCATTGTGTGACCATGGTTCGGTACAAGGTTGGAGTTAATGGAGATCTTACTGATTATATTATTCCTACATGTGGTCTGCGCCAAGGTGATCCATTGTCTCCCTATCTTTTTATTATATGTGCAGAAGGGCTATCTCATTTGATTTCTAAAGCTGTACAAAATAAGGTTATTTCTCCGTGTGTAGTGGCCAGAGGTGCCCCTGGGGTgtctcatttattttttgcagatgatagtCTGCTATTTTTCAAGGCCACAAGCCAGGAAGCTGAAGCAGTCAAGGGTTGTCTAATGACCTATGAAAGAATGCCTGGGCAGTCAGTGAATTATACCAAATCAGGCATTGTTTTTAGTCGTAACACAAGCGAACATATACGCAATGCAGTGTCTAATGTGTTTAATGTTGCACAAATTCAAAGTATTGGAAAATATCTTAGTCTACCTATGGGGATCGGTCGGAACAAGAAAGAGGTGTTCTCCTATATTGAATCCAAGTTAACCCATCGCCTAAGTGGTTGGCACAAGAAAGTCCTATCCCGAGCCGGGAAAGAAGTGCTACTTAAGAGTGTTGCTCAAGCGCTTCCTACGTATACTATGAGCTTGTATTTCCTTCTGGTTACTTTTTGTGAACGACTGGAGCGGATAATGAATAAGTTTTGGTGGACAACAAATGGCAATAGGGGAAGCGGGATTAGATGGATGGCTTGGGGACGTATGTGTAGTCCGAAAGTGCATGGAGGACTGGGGTTCAAACACCTTAACAGATTTAATATCGCTTTGTTAGCTAAACAGGGGTGGAGACTATTAACACAACCGTCTTCTCTGACTGCTCAGCTATATAAAGCCCGGTATTATCCTCATACTGATTTTCTGGAAGCTAACATTGGGGCCAATCCAAGTTTTTGTTGGCGATCTATCCTTGTAGGTCAACAATTACTCCGACGAGGCTGTGTTCGTCGAGTTGGTAATGGTCGTACTACTTCAGTTTGGATGCATCCATGGCTCTCGAATGATCAGGATCCCTACATTCATACTCCTATTCCGCAAGTTGACATGCAGGTTGGTGACTTGATTGATCCTAATTCAAATAACTGGAATGTCCAATTGCTTCATGAGGTTTTTGACAGTAGGGATGTGAACCTTATTCTTCAGATTCCAATTGCATTGAATTTTGAGGACTCTTGGTGTTGGAAGGATGACATTCGTGGTATATACTCCGTAAAGCATGGGTACAAGCGGTTGTCTGAAGCCAAAGGAAACGTACATATTGAGGATAGGATGTGGCGTGATATTTGGAAACTAAAAATCTCATCCCATATCCAGAATTTTTT of Ipomoea triloba cultivar NCNSP0323 chromosome 3, ASM357664v1 contains these proteins:
- the LOC116013121 gene encoding uncharacterized protein LOC116013121, with the protein product MDELQKKIDEKDGSPKPQDVLTTPFMGAVMEEPFPKDFRFPTIKTYSGTSDPRAHLNRYRAAMLMTGASDAIMCRGFFSTLDGQAQDWFGSLPEGSISTFAALTKRFMSYFASNVQKRKEFADLYHVKQLPTDSLPEFLNKWKREVLGVANFDDRAAIIIFRNNLRSGPFYRDLIRYPPKTYNEQIDRATRFAEEEVAEKQKKEEEEGRSRKDKAPQEERRAPRPPCREFAEGPRLTPTRFLTPLTEPVSTFLDHVEGQGIVQYPGECMKISPKVDPNKYYRFHRQTGHNTDECIHLKHQIEDLIQRGYLGQFVKRPRGQGQNQSQGNVWRKGGGSTPSTSAHCKREDPGPGVEPRVLTHLASRPRASARRSRPEASAQGLR
- the LOC116013122 gene encoding uncharacterized protein LOC116013122; amino-acid sequence: MPGYEPWRVTFFYGYDERNRRLQSWDLLRSLYSKSDLPWLVVGDFNDIATPSEKRGLHPHPTNLIDGFNLMLDDCGLFDLGMRGRRFTWERGRGSENWVEERLDRAVAGADWCTLFPQATVFNHDVITSDRTALFVEIEGPRVVRQRRKFMFENAWLKDAGCKEVVMGTWNNSAGDILPNRLLQCGVSLKRWGGSFVKQTEKEILSLQGRLNNLRDRRDVSALDLFRELDGKM